One Drosophila ananassae strain 14024-0371.13 chromosome XR, ASM1763931v2, whole genome shotgun sequence genomic window, CCACTACGTGGATGACTATGTGGACAGCTTCGCCACAGAGAGCGAAGCTATCGAAGTATCTAACAGAGTGAAGGAGATACATGCAGAAGGCGGTTTTGAGCTTTGCAAGTTTTCGTCCAGTTCGCCTACAGTGGAGAGGATGCTTGGACCCGGTGTTCACGCCCAGAGTATTGGATGGGGTGAGGCCGAGCAAAAGATTTTGGGAATGCGGTGGCAGCCGGCCACGGACGACTTCAGGTTTCGAGTGAAGTACCACAAAGTTGCCCCCGTCGTGTCCGATGGGAAGATAATTGCCACAAATAGggaattcttgagtatggtcATGTCAACGTTCGACCCCTTGGAATTTCTATGTCGCCTAATGATAACAGCGAAGTTATTGTTGCGAGAGGTCTGGAAAAGGAGGATCCCATGGGATGAACCACTACCGGCTGAGATGTACAACGCCTTTATGGATTGGCGTAAAGAGATGGAGGAAGTGGAACGTTTTCGGAGCCCACGTCACTACTTTGGATACGGGCTGGTGAAGACTATCGAGATGGACGTATTTGTGGATGCGAGTCAGTCGGCATTCGCATCAGTGGTCTTCTGGAGGATCACGTATGAGGACGGCAACGTGCAAGTGAGGTTCGTGTGCGCAAAGACGAAGTGTGCACCGATGCGAGGTTGATGGACCATAGTGTGGCCATTGCAGAGACTGTGCTATGGACGGATTCAAAGACAGTGCTGCGTTGGATTGGCAGCACACACAGGCGCTACGTAGGGAACAGAGTAGCCGAGATTCTGGAGTCAACGAAGGTGGACAACGTGGCAGATGATGCAACTCGGGCGCAACGCAGCGTGGACCTAAGCGAGGAGTCACGCTGGTTAAGAGGACCGGCATTCCTGAGGAGACCAGCGGGCAGCTGGCCAGGAACTGCACCCACCGACGAAGCGGATGCAGAAGACGAAGAGGAGATGCCGAGTGAGTTCGTGCTTGTTGGCGACCCGTTTATATCGCTGGAGAGATTTTCAAGCTACAGGCGATTGCTGAGAACTACGGCCTGGGTCCTAAGGCTCATACGTCGATGCCGTGGACAACGAGATGAACTGGAGAACTACGGCCTCACTGTAGCTGAGTGTGAAGCAGCTGAGGACTTGTTAGTCCGTAGAGCACAACGTGAGGCCCGAtgagatgcaggccgcagagAAGGGTCTCGACGTCGCTAAAGAAAGCGACATATGTGGACTGGCGCCATACCTAGATGGCAATGGAGTCCTGCGAGCGTATGGCAGGATCGATGCGGCGCTATGTATACCGTACAGCGCCAGGAGGCCAGTGATCCTCTCCCACCGGCATGGTCTCACGGAGATGATTGTGCGCGACGCCCATGTGAGGATGAAGCATCAAAACGTGGATGCTACGATGGCGGAGATCCGGACCAGGTGCTGGATTACGAGACTGCGGAGAAGCAAGCTGCACAGAGCACGGCCGATGCCGCCGATTATGGGACCCCTGCCAGATGATCGTTTGGACGCCAATAGCTGGCCGTTTAAGAGCACAGGCCTCGACTACTTTGGGCCTCTGCTAGTGACCGTTGCTCGGCACCAAGAGAAACGGTGGGTGGCCTTGTTTACGTGCCTGACGACCAGGGCGATTCATCTGGAACTGGCACATGACCTGTCGACTGATTCCTGCATACTTGCAATCAGGAATTTCATCTGCCGTCGAGGGCCTGTACATAGACTGCGCAGTGACAATGGCAGGAACTTCGTTGGAGCAGACAGAGAGGCCAAGAGATTTGCGGAGATCTTCGAACCCGAGAGGATCCAGTCGGAGCTGTCAAGCAAGGGAATTGAATGGATCTTCAACTGCCCAGCGAACCCGTCAGAGGTTGGAGTCTGGGAGCGAATGGTGCAGTGCGTGAAGAGGGTGCTACGCCACACAGTGAAGGAAGTGGCGCCGAAGGAGCACGTCCTGGAGAGTTTCCTGATAGAGGCGGAGAATGTCGTTAATTTTCCTCCGCTGATCCATCTGCCAGTGAGTGCGGGCCAGGAATCCCCTCTTACGCACAATGATCTCCTCAAGGGAGCAGTTTGCCCACCGGATACCCCCGGTCTGGAAGCCGCGTCAAGGAAGGAGCTACGCGGAAGCAGTGGCGCGTGGCAAGGATGTTGAGGAACCGATTTTGGAAGAGGTGGGTCTTGGAGTACCTACCCACGCTGACACGGAGAGAGAAGTGGTGCCGCAGAGAGAAGCCGATTCAAC contains:
- the LOC123257673 gene encoding uncharacterized protein LOC123257673 — its product is MFHQVLIRPEDRCGHSRFLWRDGDDQRDPDVYEMCVMTFGAACSPSAAHHVKTVNAKRFLDTDPRAVEAIVECHYVDDYVDSFATESEAIEVSNRVKEIHAEGGFELCKFSSSSPTVERMLGPGVHAQSIGWGEAEQKILGMRWQPATDDFRFRVKYHKVAPVVSDGKIIATNREFLSMVMSTFDPLEFLCRLMITAKLLLREVWKRRIPWDEPLPAEMYNAFMDWRKEMEEVERFRSPRHYFGYGLVKTIEMDVFVDASQSAFASVVFWRITYEDGNVQVSVAIAETVLWTDSKTVLRWIGSTHRRYVGNRVAEILESTKVDNVADDATRAQRSVDLSEESRWLRGPAFLRRPAGSWPGTAPTDEADAEDEEEMPSEFVLVGDPFISLERFSSYRRLLRTTAWVLRLIRRCRGQRDELENYGLTVAECEAAEDLLVRRAQREAR